The proteins below are encoded in one region of Avibacterium volantium:
- a CDS encoding YecA family protein has protein sequence MLSYDELEQKLRQATIPVTAAELHGFLTGLICGGASEQKWPIFMNEFTNNGEAYPTALLKEVSALYHDIQHNLEDIDSFNFQLFLPENGDVFNEIDALSEWTSHFLLGLGLVQAKMDKETGEIGEALDDLQNIAVLAYEEDDDPEELTESLEQVAEYVRTLVAVLYAHYRPYQTTQKTVLH, from the coding sequence ATTCTCTCTTATGACGAATTAGAACAAAAACTCCGTCAAGCCACCATTCCTGTTACCGCCGCCGAATTACACGGCTTTCTCACTGGTTTAATTTGTGGCGGTGCGAGTGAGCAAAAATGGCCGATTTTTATGAATGAATTTACCAACAATGGCGAGGCCTACCCTACGGCGTTGTTAAAAGAGGTTTCGGCGCTCTACCACGATATTCAGCACAATCTAGAAGATATTGATAGCTTCAATTTTCAACTTTTCTTACCCGAAAACGGCGATGTGTTTAATGAAATTGATGCCCTTTCAGAGTGGACAAGCCACTTTTTGCTCGGTTTAGGTTTAGTGCAAGCGAAAATGGATAAAGAAACGGGCGAAATTGGCGAAGCCTTAGATGATCTACAAAATATTGCCGTGTTGGCTTATGAAGAAGATGACGATCCTGAAGAGTTGACGGAATCCTTAGAGCAAGTGGCGGAATATGTTCGCACCTTGGTGGCAGTGCTTTATGCTCATTATCGCCCTTACCAAACCACGCAGAAAACCGTATTACATTAA
- the ubiH gene encoding 2-octaprenyl-6-methoxyphenyl hydroxylase, with amino-acid sequence MEQIEHYDVIIVGGAMAGCTLALALRAQTQGKMRIALLEKQAPQQHQQSGFDARCIALSAGSCQQLAQLNLPNQQSLWQQISPLACPIEHIHVSDKGHSGLVEFHADEFQLKQLGAVVALQPVGEILLTAIKQYANIDYFSPVEIEQIQFDQVRVTISLKNHRTLSCQLIIGADGTKSLVAKSANIAINKLCDYQQTAIITNIQTQQPHQQRAFERFTAQGPLALLPMQENLMSLVWCVKSPDELMALPDDAFLARLQQQFGWRLGKLQQCGKRFAYPLALYQASQHIHHRTALVGNAAQTLHPIAGQGFNLGMRDVICLAKLLSQAFMQGQDLGAYSLLSQYENARQGDQKTLINLTNGLVSLFANELLPLQIGRNLGLMAMAQSHLLKQQFIKPALGSVDNSFYI; translated from the coding sequence ATGGAACAAATTGAGCATTATGATGTGATTATCGTGGGGGGCGCAATGGCAGGTTGCACCCTTGCTTTAGCGTTAAGAGCGCAAACTCAAGGTAAAATGCGCATTGCGTTATTAGAAAAGCAAGCGCCCCAACAACATCAGCAAAGCGGTTTTGATGCCCGTTGTATTGCTCTTTCAGCAGGTTCTTGCCAACAGCTTGCACAGCTCAATTTGCCCAACCAACAATCATTATGGCAACAAATTTCTCCCCTTGCCTGCCCCATTGAGCATATTCACGTTTCTGATAAAGGTCATAGTGGTTTAGTCGAATTTCACGCTGATGAATTTCAGCTAAAACAACTGGGCGCGGTGGTCGCCTTACAGCCTGTGGGAGAAATCTTGCTGACTGCAATCAAGCAATACGCCAACATTGATTATTTTTCCCCAGTGGAGATTGAGCAAATCCAATTTGATCAAGTGCGGGTAACAATTTCGCTAAAAAATCACCGCACTTTATCTTGTCAGCTGATTATCGGCGCAGACGGCACGAAATCTTTGGTGGCGAAATCTGCCAACATTGCGATCAACAAACTTTGCGATTATCAGCAAACCGCCATTATCACCAATATTCAAACGCAGCAACCACATCAGCAACGTGCCTTTGAGCGTTTCACAGCGCAAGGCCCACTGGCGTTGCTGCCAATGCAAGAGAATTTAATGTCCTTAGTATGGTGCGTGAAATCACCCGATGAGCTAATGGCATTGCCTGATGACGCATTTCTCGCTCGTCTGCAACAGCAATTCGGCTGGCGGCTTGGCAAATTGCAACAATGTGGCAAGCGTTTTGCTTATCCTTTGGCGTTATATCAAGCCAGCCAACATATTCATCACCGAACAGCGTTAGTCGGCAATGCCGCACAAACCTTACACCCTATTGCAGGACAAGGGTTTAATCTTGGTATGCGTGATGTGATTTGCTTGGCTAAATTGTTAAGTCAAGCCTTTATGCAAGGGCAAGATCTCGGCGCATATTCTTTATTAAGCCAATATGAAAATGCACGCCAAGGGGATCAAAAAACGCTCATCAACTTAACCAACGGCTTGGTTTCTCTCTTTGCCAATGAATTATTACCGCTACAAATTGGGCGAAATCTGGGGCTAATGGCAATGGCGCAATCTCATTTACTCAAACAGCAGTTTATTAAACCGGCATTAGGGTCTGTTGATAATTCATTTTACATTTGA
- the pepP gene encoding Xaa-Pro aminopeptidase encodes MDLAYLAQIPAEEFVQRREKLLAQMAENSLAIIFSAQEQVRNKDTHYPFRQDSYFWYLTGFNEPDAILVLAKSTQQSRTILFLRPSDPLMETWNGRRLGVEKAAAKLNLNEAYSIEDFAPQWQKISQNFTALYHNPEPQPWGNKLLEKSAVQFSQVFDWAAILDEMRLIKSTNEIALLQQAGQITALGHLRAMKQTRPNRLEFEIEGELLHEFNRFGARFPSFNCIVAGGENGCILHYNENDQTLKDGELVLVDAGCEFAYYAGDITRTYPVNGKFSQAQREIYEIVLNAQKHAIKSLVAGNNIQQVNQEVIRIKVEGLVRLGILQGEVDQLITDEAYKAFYMHGLGHWLGIDVHDVGRYSLEKDSKLRDRPLEVGMVLTVEPGLYIPTNANVPEQYKGIGVRIEDDIVITEYGNKVLTSAVPKEIDEIEQVMAHNA; translated from the coding sequence ATGGATCTTGCTTATTTAGCCCAAATCCCTGCCGAAGAATTTGTACAACGCCGTGAAAAATTGTTGGCGCAAATGGCGGAGAATTCTTTGGCGATTATTTTCTCAGCGCAGGAACAAGTGCGCAACAAAGACACTCACTATCCTTTCCGTCAAGACAGCTATTTTTGGTATTTAACGGGCTTTAATGAGCCTGATGCGATCTTAGTATTAGCCAAAAGCACGCAACAATCTCGCACAATATTGTTTTTACGCCCTTCTGATCCGCTAATGGAAACTTGGAACGGTCGCCGTCTGGGCGTGGAAAAAGCAGCTGCTAAATTAAACTTAAACGAAGCCTATTCCATTGAAGATTTTGCGCCACAATGGCAAAAAATTAGCCAAAATTTTACCGCACTTTACCATAACCCTGAGCCACAACCTTGGGGCAATAAATTGTTGGAGAAAAGTGCGGTGCAATTTTCGCAAGTTTTTGATTGGGCTGCGATTTTAGATGAAATGCGTTTAATCAAATCCACCAATGAAATTGCGCTTTTACAGCAAGCGGGGCAAATCACCGCATTGGGACATTTGCGCGCAATGAAACAAACGCGCCCGAACCGCTTAGAATTTGAAATTGAAGGGGAATTGCTACACGAATTTAACCGCTTTGGCGCACGTTTTCCGTCCTTTAATTGCATTGTGGCAGGCGGTGAAAACGGCTGTATTTTGCATTACAACGAAAACGATCAGACTTTGAAAGACGGCGAATTGGTACTGGTGGACGCAGGCTGTGAATTTGCTTACTACGCTGGCGATATTACCCGTACCTATCCCGTTAATGGCAAATTCAGCCAAGCCCAACGTGAGATTTATGAAATCGTGCTAAATGCACAAAAGCACGCCATAAAATCCTTGGTGGCTGGCAATAATATTCAGCAAGTGAATCAAGAAGTGATCCGCATTAAAGTGGAAGGTTTGGTGCGCTTAGGCATTTTGCAAGGGGAGGTGGATCAGCTGATCACCGATGAAGCCTACAAGGCCTTTTATATGCACGGATTAGGCCATTGGCTTGGTATTGATGTTCACGATGTAGGGCGCTATAGCCTTGAAAAAGACAGCAAATTACGCGATCGTCCATTAGAAGTGGGAATGGTGCTGACGGTTGAACCAGGCTTGTATATTCCAACCAATGCCAATGTGCCTGAGCAATATAAAGGCATTGGCGTGCGTATTGAAGATGATATTGTGATCACCGAATATGGCAACAAAGTGCTAACCAGCGCCGTGCCAAAAGAAATTGATGAAATTGAACAAGTGATGGCACATAACGCGTAA